In the genome of Petrotoga sp. 9PWA.NaAc.5.4, one region contains:
- a CDS encoding energy-coupling factor transporter transmembrane protein EcfT, whose amino-acid sequence MLLDNVALGRYVERNSFMHSLDPRVKLLGLFVLAGFAFSINSFYDVLLMSIYTLVLMLLSKLSLRYYMKSLRSIWFIVIFAFVVQLFTVGGNTLLQFGFIRISDKGLFNAAIITFRIVFAVLLSSVLTLTTSPTSLAHALEDVLGWFFVPKRFSHEIAMVMTIAIRFIPVIASEADRIMRAQLSRGANFDDRKFSGRIKGAISIIIPLLVSALRRAEDLSIAMEARGYNGWEGRTRFKQFKWETRDTFFLISFSALSFTIIFI is encoded by the coding sequence ATGCTTTTAGATAACGTTGCTTTAGGAAGATACGTGGAAAGAAATTCATTTATGCATTCTTTGGATCCACGAGTGAAACTTTTAGGCCTTTTTGTATTAGCTGGTTTTGCTTTTTCCATAAATAGTTTTTACGATGTACTTCTAATGTCTATATATACATTAGTTCTAATGTTATTATCAAAATTAAGTTTGAGATATTATATGAAATCTTTAAGATCTATATGGTTTATTGTGATTTTTGCCTTTGTAGTCCAGCTCTTTACTGTTGGGGGTAATACACTTTTACAATTTGGATTCATAAGAATAAGCGATAAGGGCCTTTTCAATGCCGCAATTATTACTTTTAGGATAGTTTTTGCGGTTTTATTGTCTTCCGTGTTAACGCTAACTACATCTCCAACTTCTCTTGCACATGCTCTTGAAGATGTTTTAGGATGGTTTTTTGTGCCCAAAAGATTCTCACATGAGATTGCAATGGTTATGACGATAGCTATAAGATTTATTCCTGTTATTGCAAGTGAAGCTGATAGAATAATGAGAGCTCAACTAAGTAGAGGTGCCAATTTTGATGATAGAAAATTTTCAGGAAGAATTAAAGGAGCAATCTCTATAATCATCCCTTTGTTAGTCTCTGCTCTAAGAAGAGCAGAAGATTTAAGTATTGCTATGGAGGCCAGAGGTTATAATGGATGGGAAGGAAGAACAAGATTTAAACAATTTAAATGGGAAACTCGGGATACCTTTTTTCTAATCTCATTTTCAGCTTTGAGTTTTACAATCATTTTCATATAA
- a CDS encoding type I phosphomannose isomerase catalytic subunit — protein MKIKEPLISQPIFSEKIWGNRDINNLFNIDSKDPIGEVWLFSSLKNSETILFGKESKREYGKVSQIFRDFPLLLKLIGTSSWLSIQLHPDNEMAKKIEDQPWGKSEAWFFLKDGGQIKVSNNNEEILKAMKDNTWDNVLETYHMDKFDSIFIPAGTVHTLGPNSFLLEIQQSSDLTYRLYDWGRPREIHVEKSREVLENVKATYCLSRKINGMHTVYFSFQKFSNELKKGLGLFVNLKNYETIVLAQDVEYYFEGEFIEFRLNEKGWKPMINKNN, from the coding sequence ATGAAAATTAAAGAACCGCTCATTAGTCAGCCAATATTTTCCGAAAAAATTTGGGGTAATAGAGACATTAATAACCTGTTTAATATTGATTCAAAAGATCCAATAGGAGAAGTTTGGCTATTTTCAAGTTTAAAAAATTCTGAAACGATATTATTTGGTAAGGAAAGTAAAAGAGAATATGGAAAAGTAAGTCAAATTTTTAGAGATTTTCCGCTGCTTTTAAAATTAATAGGGACTTCTTCTTGGCTTTCTATACAACTTCATCCTGATAACGAAATGGCAAAAAAAATAGAAGACCAACCTTGGGGAAAATCGGAAGCATGGTTTTTTTTGAAAGACGGAGGTCAAATAAAGGTCTCTAACAATAACGAAGAAATTCTAAAAGCTATGAAAGATAACACATGGGATAATGTTTTAGAAACTTACCACATGGATAAATTTGACTCAATCTTTATACCAGCTGGAACCGTTCATACTTTAGGTCCAAATAGCTTTTTATTAGAAATTCAACAAAGTTCTGATTTAACTTACAGATTGTATGATTGGGGACGCCCAAGAGAGATTCATGTAGAAAAGTCAAGGGAAGTTTTAGAAAATGTTAAAGCCACTTATTGCCTTTCGAGGAAAATTAATGGAATGCATACCGTTTATTTTAGTTTCCAAAAATTTTCTAATGAATTGAAAAAAGGATTGGGTTTATTTGTCAATCTTAAAAACTATGAAACAATCGTTCTTGCCCAAGACGTAGAATACTATTTTGAAGGTGAGTTTATAGAATTTAGGCTCAATGAAAAAGGTTGGAAACCCATGATAAATAAAAATAATTAA
- a CDS encoding 2-oxoacid:acceptor oxidoreductase subunit alpha, with the protein MSNIIKNEVSIVLSGEAGQGIQTIEELLTYILKREGYYVFATKEYMSRIRGGSNSTEIRVSSNPVRSYVDRIDILIPLTKKSVDHLEKRISEETLIIADNDSLKLQHKNLLNVPIISLANELGNLIYANIVAVGVVLGLFGISTKTIEDYLKEIFERKGSEIVEGNIKAASRGYKIGKELYDKGEVRVDIKSNQDLKDDLLISGTDAVALGSLAGGCNSIFAYPMTPGSGVLIDMANFSKKFDILVEQAEDEIAAINMAIGAWYAGSRSMVTTSDGGFALMEEGVSLAAMIESPVVIHVAQRPAPATGLPTRTAQEGLNLVINAGHGEFPRLVFAPGNLEQAFSIAQKAFNLADKYQIPVFILTDQYFVDSYYNVKKMDLSKIQNQNYIVETDENYKRYDLSKAVNGVSPRGIPNFGKGIVVVDSDEHDEFGHITENLEIRVQMVEKRLKKFDGMKDDFVQPELVGNDSYNYLVVCWGSNYNVVREALEKIGINDVAMLHFSQVFPIPKESLNYFKKTKKIIDIENNATGQFAKLLRAEIGVNVDHKILKYNGMPFSVEELTSKINEVIEGEL; encoded by the coding sequence ATGAGTAATATCATCAAAAATGAAGTTTCTATAGTTTTATCTGGTGAAGCAGGTCAAGGTATTCAAACTATTGAGGAGTTATTAACATATATTCTTAAAAGAGAAGGATACTACGTTTTTGCTACTAAAGAATATATGTCAAGAATTAGAGGTGGAAGCAACTCTACAGAAATAAGGGTGAGTTCTAACCCAGTCAGAAGTTACGTTGATAGAATAGATATACTCATTCCACTAACTAAAAAGTCAGTCGATCATCTTGAGAAAAGAATTTCAGAAGAAACGCTGATTATTGCCGATAATGATTCTCTTAAACTTCAACACAAAAATCTTCTCAATGTTCCTATTATTTCTCTTGCTAATGAATTAGGAAATCTTATATATGCAAATATTGTTGCGGTTGGAGTTGTTTTAGGACTTTTTGGAATAAGTACAAAAACTATAGAAGATTATTTAAAAGAAATATTTGAAAGGAAAGGCAGTGAAATCGTCGAAGGTAATATAAAAGCAGCTTCAAGAGGATATAAAATAGGTAAAGAACTATATGATAAAGGTGAAGTAAGAGTAGACATAAAAAGTAATCAAGATTTAAAAGATGATTTACTAATAAGTGGAACTGATGCAGTTGCTCTTGGATCATTGGCAGGTGGTTGTAATTCTATTTTTGCCTACCCTATGACTCCAGGATCAGGAGTTTTAATAGATATGGCTAACTTTTCAAAAAAATTTGATATATTAGTTGAGCAAGCAGAAGATGAAATTGCTGCGATTAATATGGCAATAGGAGCATGGTATGCCGGATCAAGATCGATGGTTACTACTTCTGACGGAGGATTTGCTTTAATGGAAGAAGGCGTATCTTTAGCTGCTATGATTGAATCCCCTGTTGTCATTCACGTTGCTCAAAGGCCTGCACCAGCTACAGGGCTTCCCACAAGAACCGCTCAAGAAGGACTAAATTTAGTTATAAACGCTGGACATGGAGAATTTCCCAGGTTGGTTTTTGCTCCTGGAAACTTAGAACAAGCATTTTCTATAGCTCAAAAGGCATTTAATTTGGCTGATAAATATCAAATACCTGTTTTCATTCTGACAGACCAATATTTTGTTGATTCTTATTACAATGTAAAAAAGATGGATCTCTCGAAAATCCAAAATCAAAACTACATAGTTGAAACAGATGAGAATTATAAAAGATACGATCTCTCTAAAGCTGTTAATGGCGTTTCTCCTCGAGGCATTCCTAACTTTGGAAAAGGAATTGTTGTAGTTGATAGTGACGAACACGATGAGTTTGGACATATAACTGAGAATTTAGAAATAAGAGTTCAAATGGTCGAAAAAAGATTAAAAAAATTTGATGGAATGAAAGACGATTTTGTACAACCTGAATTAGTTGGAAACGATAGTTATAATTATTTGGTGGTATGTTGGGGTTCGAATTATAATGTTGTAAGAGAAGCCTTAGAAAAAATAGGGATAAATGATGTCGCTATGTTGCATTTTTCGCAAGTTTTTCCTATTCCTAAAGAATCTCTAAATTATTTTAAAAAAACTAAAAAAATAATAGATATTGAAAATAATGCTACAGGTCAGTTTGCTAAGTTACTAAGAGCAGAAATCGGTGTAAATGTTGACCATAAAATTCTAAAATACAACGGTATGCCATTCTCAGTCGAAGAACTAACATCAAAAATAAATGAAGTTATTGAGGGGGAATTATAA
- a CDS encoding thiamine pyrophosphate-dependent enzyme: MTERKNLFNLENEKELDIAWCPGCGNFGILNTLKKALEEMEEITPQNLVLVSGIGQAAKIPHYFKNNTFNGLHGRALPAAVAIKIANPELYVIAESGDGDMYGEGGNHFIHNIRRNVDITNIVHDNRVYGLTKGQASPTSQKGMVTPVQVNGVILNPFNPIAVAIANGATFVARTFVGDIQGTKEIIKKAIRHKGYALVDLFQPCVTFNRINTYEWFKEHTYKLNEDYDPSNKLKALEIAFQEDKLALGVIYEEQGKPTFEEQLYIYKENKEPLYKRSIDLNKLESFINSMR; encoded by the coding sequence ATGACAGAAAGAAAAAATCTTTTTAATCTTGAAAATGAAAAAGAATTAGATATAGCATGGTGCCCTGGTTGTGGAAATTTTGGAATCCTTAATACTCTAAAAAAGGCTTTAGAAGAAATGGAAGAAATTACTCCTCAAAATTTAGTTTTGGTTTCAGGAATAGGTCAAGCAGCTAAAATCCCTCATTATTTTAAAAATAATACTTTCAATGGATTACACGGAAGGGCTCTTCCTGCAGCAGTAGCAATAAAAATAGCAAATCCCGAATTATATGTGATAGCCGAAAGTGGCGATGGAGATATGTATGGAGAAGGAGGCAATCATTTCATACATAATATTAGAAGAAATGTAGATATAACCAACATAGTACATGACAATAGAGTTTACGGTTTAACTAAAGGACAAGCTTCTCCAACTTCACAAAAGGGTATGGTTACGCCTGTTCAAGTAAATGGAGTTATATTAAATCCTTTTAATCCCATTGCTGTAGCAATTGCCAATGGAGCTACATTTGTAGCAAGAACTTTTGTAGGAGATATTCAGGGTACAAAAGAAATTATAAAAAAAGCTATAAGACACAAAGGGTACGCTTTGGTTGATTTGTTTCAACCTTGTGTGACCTTTAATAGAATCAATACCTACGAATGGTTTAAAGAACATACATACAAGTTGAACGAAGATTATGATCCTTCTAACAAGTTGAAAGCACTTGAAATAGCTTTTCAAGAAGATAAGCTCGCTTTAGGAGTAATTTATGAAGAACAAGGTAAACCAACTTTTGAAGAACAACTTTATATTTATAAAGAAAATAAAGAACCACTTTATAAACGAAGCATAGATTTAAACAAATTGGAAAGTTTTATAAATTCAATGAGATAA
- a CDS encoding redoxin domain-containing protein: protein MALKVGDMAPNFKVKDQDGNEVSLSDFNGKKVLLSFHPLAWTGVCETQMKNLDVKYDEFEKYNVVPLGFSVDPVPSKKAWADNLKLKKLKLVSDFWPHGEVAKKYDIFDEKNGFSKRANILVDENGKIEFIKVYELRDQPDLNEIFNFLKK, encoded by the coding sequence ATGGCATTAAAGGTAGGAGATATGGCTCCTAATTTTAAAGTAAAAGATCAAGATGGCAATGAGGTTTCTTTATCTGACTTTAACGGGAAAAAAGTATTACTTTCTTTTCACCCATTGGCATGGACAGGTGTTTGTGAAACACAAATGAAAAACTTAGACGTAAAATACGATGAATTTGAAAAGTACAATGTAGTACCTCTTGGCTTCAGTGTGGACCCCGTCCCGTCAAAGAAAGCATGGGCTGACAATTTAAAACTAAAAAAACTGAAATTAGTATCAGATTTCTGGCCACATGGTGAAGTTGCAAAAAAATACGATATATTCGATGAAAAAAATGGCTTTTCAAAAAGAGCAAACATTTTAGTAGATGAAAATGGTAAAATCGAGTTTATTAAAGTTTATGAATTAAGAGATCAGCCTGATTTAAACGAAATATTTAATTTTTTAAAAAAGTAA
- a CDS encoding DUF192 domain-containing protein — translation MIDLKEHIFVFFTIILFSQIIISQIINPVVFPKGELTLYQDDKYITIPIEIADTEELRSLGLMYREDIPQDYGMLFIFPTPGIRSFWMKNTYIPLDIAFIDSEERIIDILTMEPCINDPCPIYMIYKPFKYALEVKSGFFEKHGFTKGAKITWMKSE, via the coding sequence GTGATAGATCTGAAAGAACATATTTTTGTCTTTTTTACTATTATTCTTTTTTCACAAATAATTATAAGCCAAATAATCAATCCAGTCGTTTTTCCAAAAGGCGAACTTACTCTTTATCAAGATGATAAATATATTACTATTCCTATTGAAATTGCCGATACAGAAGAACTAAGAAGTTTAGGTTTAATGTATAGAGAAGATATTCCTCAAGATTATGGAATGCTTTTTATCTTTCCTACACCTGGTATTAGATCTTTTTGGATGAAAAATACTTATATTCCTCTTGATATAGCTTTTATAGATTCTGAAGAAAGAATTATCGATATTTTAACTATGGAACCTTGCATAAATGATCCATGTCCAATTTATATGATTTATAAACCTTTTAAATATGCCTTAGAAGTAAAATCTGGATTTTTTGAAAAACATGGTTTTACAAAAGGAGCAAAAATCACATGGATGAAAAGTGAATAA
- a CDS encoding alpha-amylase family glycosyl hydrolase, producing MSNLIKIHDFLKSKISSAKDDYAIPKRWMPADYKGKVRLEGRKFFVNPYEFISKIIDKLVDESEEQKDYTKPLSFISNEKKSDWIKTSIVYGAHVRATSAYVHDQSTLFVPIDDKGYTESGTFLKMLILIPYFSQYNVDCIYLLPITQSSNKFKKGEVGSPYSVKDFFKVEKDYHDTLLENQFTPEEEFAAFVEGAHRAGMKVMLDFVPRTAARDNNLIIEHPDWFYWINIDDMNDFAPPKVKDLGFVQPSAKNLEIIYNDEEVKKHLKKFAWDPKTKDPQKWENFVAKNKNDPDFLDKIAKEFKVITVPGFSDWINDPQPAWEDVTFLRLYLSHPMEALKYIDEKNQPPYVLFDVIKSSLFPGEVKNEELWDLIANIMPYYQKNFGIDGARLDMGHALPKELEHEIIKRAKEYDPSFVIIAEELNMENHLKAKNSGYDGILGNSWWAEPRIKEGEFKKFVSEIAPKLVIPTFAAAETPDTPRAVTREGKEIFSKLSAVVNTFLPNGITFINSGYEIFEPQPMNTGLDVENPIEEKFRNLPSTDQFYGKLAFFDWYVLHWDTDHHMVKLLTLLGSLKEEVKEILKDSNNYHFIDFSPNSFVMFWWNGEKGIIVPLNTDFNNPYYFDIDLGYYTWKGYHKIHTKLENYRRGESSWEVHDAHLKVTINPGEARVFFVE from the coding sequence TTGTCAAATTTGATCAAAATCCATGATTTTTTAAAAAGTAAAATTAGTAGTGCTAAAGATGATTACGCTATCCCAAAAAGATGGATGCCAGCTGATTACAAAGGTAAAGTTAGACTCGAAGGAAGAAAATTTTTTGTTAACCCTTATGAATTTATTTCAAAAATTATCGATAAATTGGTAGATGAATCTGAAGAACAAAAAGATTATACTAAACCTTTATCTTTTATTTCAAATGAAAAAAAATCTGATTGGATAAAAACAAGTATAGTTTATGGAGCTCATGTTAGAGCTACATCGGCATATGTACACGATCAAAGTACGTTATTTGTTCCCATAGATGATAAGGGATACACCGAATCAGGTACTTTCTTAAAAATGTTGATTTTAATTCCTTACTTTTCCCAATACAATGTCGATTGTATTTATCTTCTTCCTATTACACAATCAAGTAATAAATTTAAAAAAGGAGAAGTAGGTTCGCCTTATTCGGTAAAAGATTTTTTTAAAGTTGAAAAGGATTATCATGATACTTTGTTAGAAAATCAATTTACCCCAGAAGAAGAATTTGCAGCTTTTGTTGAGGGAGCTCATAGAGCTGGCATGAAAGTAATGCTTGACTTTGTACCAAGAACGGCAGCAAGAGATAATAATTTAATAATCGAACACCCTGATTGGTTTTATTGGATAAATATTGATGATATGAACGATTTTGCTCCTCCAAAAGTTAAAGATTTGGGTTTTGTGCAACCAAGTGCTAAAAATTTGGAAATAATATATAATGATGAAGAAGTGAAAAAACATCTTAAAAAATTCGCATGGGATCCAAAAACAAAAGACCCTCAAAAATGGGAAAATTTTGTTGCTAAAAATAAAAATGATCCAGATTTCCTTGATAAAATCGCAAAGGAATTCAAAGTTATAACCGTTCCAGGATTTTCAGATTGGATTAACGATCCACAACCTGCTTGGGAAGATGTAACGTTTTTAAGACTATATCTTTCTCACCCTATGGAAGCTTTAAAGTATATTGATGAAAAAAACCAGCCCCCGTATGTTTTATTTGATGTAATAAAATCCAGTTTATTTCCAGGGGAAGTCAAAAATGAAGAGTTATGGGATTTAATAGCAAATATTATGCCCTATTATCAAAAGAATTTTGGTATTGATGGGGCAAGATTAGATATGGGACATGCTTTACCAAAAGAACTTGAGCACGAAATTATAAAAAGAGCTAAAGAATACGATCCTTCGTTTGTTATAATTGCTGAAGAGCTAAATATGGAAAATCATTTAAAAGCAAAAAATAGCGGGTATGACGGTATATTAGGAAATTCCTGGTGGGCTGAGCCGCGAATAAAAGAAGGAGAATTTAAAAAGTTCGTATCTGAAATAGCACCAAAATTAGTTATACCAACCTTTGCCGCAGCTGAGACGCCAGACACGCCACGAGCAGTTACAAGAGAGGGAAAAGAAATTTTTTCGAAACTGAGTGCGGTTGTTAATACTTTTCTTCCAAATGGAATCACTTTTATAAATTCAGGCTATGAAATATTTGAACCTCAACCTATGAACACGGGATTAGATGTAGAGAATCCAATTGAAGAAAAATTTAGAAATTTGCCATCAACAGACCAATTCTATGGAAAATTAGCTTTCTTTGATTGGTACGTTTTACATTGGGATACTGATCATCACATGGTTAAACTATTGACCTTGTTAGGTAGTTTAAAAGAAGAAGTTAAAGAAATCTTAAAAGATTCAAATAATTATCACTTTATTGATTTTTCTCCAAACTCTTTTGTAATGTTTTGGTGGAATGGTGAAAAGGGAATTATAGTTCCATTAAATACAGATTTTAATAATCCTTATTATTTTGATATAGATTTAGGCTATTATACGTGGAAAGGTTATCATAAAATCCATACAAAATTGGAAAATTATAGAAGAGGCGAAAGTTCTTGGGAAGTACACGATGCACATTTAAAGGTAACAATAAATCCTGGTGAAGCAAGAGTGTTTTTTGTAGAATAA
- the ppk1 gene encoding polyphosphate kinase 1, whose amino-acid sequence MAKSNNKKEKDKKVDLDDYSLYTNRELSWLDFNFRVLEEAYDKENPLLERFKFLAITSSNLEEFFMIRVAGLEEQVRASYSGLDISGLTPTQQLILISQKVNKMLEMQYVCLIDELLPLLKKENIRLLKSEELDEKDTEFLDSYFKTTVFPVVTPMAVDQSRPFPILPGSGVNLGVELQNEKGETLFAFIPVPTIFPRFIKLNSENGLKLFLIEDLIKKYSGLFFSGYKIVEMSEFRITRDGDFSIDEDDARDLLIEIQSSLKERRTGFPVKLEISKNMGKNLKNFLLNILNVRMENVYEISSFLDLSSLMEISNLEGYEHLKYEHYSPQPSIEFYGKEDIFKIISEKDVLLHHPYESFEHVVEFLRQACEDPQVLAIKQTLYRVGKKSPIIDYLIKAAENGKQVTVVVEVKARFDEENNIQWAKELEKAGCHVVYGLVGLKVHAKLLMVVRKEESGIKRYIHMSTGNYNYITTRLYEDIGFFTCKESYAQDVSALFNVLTGYSRPPTWKKLSVAPTTLKEMLIKLIENEIEISKKGGKGKIIIKANSLLDKNVIKVLYKASMNKVDIKLIIRGICSLKVGIKGISDNIKVRSIVGRYLEHSRIYYFENNGDPKLFISSADLMPRNLERRVETLIPIEQENLKQNLIDILQLYLKDNFKARELQPTGEYLKVSPKKSKIISVQDELMKESKKKFQKFLKKQEVDQFNFPKLK is encoded by the coding sequence ATGGCTAAAAGTAATAATAAGAAAGAAAAAGATAAAAAGGTAGACTTAGATGATTATAGTTTATATACAAATAGAGAATTAAGCTGGTTAGACTTCAATTTTAGAGTTTTAGAAGAAGCTTATGACAAGGAGAATCCGCTATTAGAGAGATTTAAATTTCTTGCAATTACCTCTTCTAATCTTGAGGAATTTTTTATGATAAGGGTTGCAGGATTGGAAGAACAAGTCAGAGCTTCTTACAGCGGTTTAGATATTTCAGGATTAACTCCAACCCAACAGCTTATTTTAATATCTCAAAAAGTAAACAAAATGTTGGAAATGCAATACGTGTGTTTAATTGATGAGCTCTTGCCTTTGCTTAAAAAAGAAAATATTAGATTGCTTAAATCAGAAGAACTAGATGAAAAAGATACAGAATTTTTAGATAGTTATTTTAAAACAACAGTTTTTCCCGTTGTTACACCAATGGCTGTAGATCAGAGTAGACCTTTTCCTATTTTGCCAGGAAGTGGTGTTAACCTGGGAGTGGAGTTGCAAAATGAAAAAGGTGAAACATTGTTTGCCTTTATCCCTGTCCCCACAATTTTTCCAAGGTTTATAAAATTAAATTCGGAAAACGGCTTAAAATTATTTTTGATAGAAGATTTGATTAAAAAATATTCCGGCCTTTTTTTCAGTGGTTACAAAATTGTTGAAATGTCAGAATTTCGTATCACAAGAGATGGAGATTTTTCCATTGATGAAGATGATGCACGAGATTTATTAATTGAAATACAAAGTTCCCTAAAGGAAAGAAGAACAGGTTTCCCAGTTAAATTAGAAATTTCCAAGAATATGGGGAAAAATCTTAAAAATTTTTTATTAAATATTTTAAATGTACGAATGGAAAATGTTTATGAAATTTCAAGTTTTCTTGATCTTAGTTCTTTGATGGAAATTTCTAATTTAGAGGGTTATGAGCATCTTAAATATGAACATTATTCACCTCAACCCTCGATAGAATTTTATGGAAAAGAAGACATCTTTAAAATTATTTCTGAAAAAGATGTTCTTTTACATCATCCTTATGAAAGTTTTGAGCACGTTGTAGAATTTTTAAGACAAGCTTGTGAGGATCCTCAAGTTTTAGCAATTAAACAGACTCTGTATAGAGTAGGAAAAAAATCCCCTATAATTGACTATCTAATTAAAGCAGCTGAAAATGGTAAGCAAGTTACGGTTGTAGTTGAAGTAAAAGCGCGTTTTGATGAAGAAAATAATATTCAATGGGCAAAAGAATTAGAAAAAGCAGGATGTCACGTTGTATACGGATTGGTTGGATTGAAAGTACACGCAAAACTCTTGATGGTCGTGAGAAAAGAAGAAAGTGGTATAAAAAGATATATTCATATGAGTACGGGTAATTACAACTATATTACTACAAGGTTATATGAAGATATAGGTTTTTTTACTTGCAAAGAAAGCTATGCACAAGATGTTTCGGCATTGTTTAACGTCCTAACTGGATATTCTAGGCCTCCTACCTGGAAAAAGTTAAGTGTTGCTCCTACAACGTTAAAAGAAATGTTGATTAAACTAATAGAAAATGAAATAGAAATTTCGAAAAAAGGTGGAAAAGGTAAAATAATCATAAAAGCCAATTCTCTTCTTGATAAAAATGTCATTAAAGTTCTTTATAAGGCTTCCATGAATAAAGTAGATATAAAACTGATAATAAGAGGCATATGCTCTTTAAAAGTTGGTATTAAAGGAATAAGCGATAATATAAAGGTTAGAAGCATAGTTGGAAGATACTTGGAACATAGCAGAATATACTATTTTGAAAATAATGGGGATCCTAAATTATTTATTTCAAGTGCAGACTTGATGCCAAGGAATTTAGAAAGAAGAGTAGAAACTTTAATACCTATAGAACAAGAAAATTTAAAGCAAAACCTCATTGATATTTTACAACTTTATTTAAAAGACAATTTTAAAGCTCGAGAACTGCAACCAACCGGTGAGTACCTAAAAGTTTCTCCAAAAAAATCGAAGATAATTAGTGTTCAAGATGAACTCATGAAAGAAAGTAAAAAGAAATTTCAGAAGTTTTTAAAGAAGCAAGAAGTTGATCAATTCAATTTTCCAAAGTTAAAATAA